Proteins from a genomic interval of uncultured Desulfuromusa sp.:
- a CDS encoding AMP nucleosidase yields MVDRLSITKNWLPRYTGMALDNFGDYILLTNFRHYVDKFAEMFSCDIQGESRPMQAATNSSGLTIVNFGIGSANAATIMDLLSAIHPKGALFLGKCGGLKKSTEIGHFILPNAAIRGDGTSNDYFPAEVPALPSFKLHKFVSEKILEHGHDYRTGVVYTTNRRIWEHDRTFLEKLKQMTSIGIDMETATIFIVGHYNVIARGALLLVSDVPLTPEGVKTEESDQQVTQNWSDTHLQIGIDAMTEIGEKGEKIKHFLY; encoded by the coding sequence ATGGTTGACCGCTTAAGCATTACAAAAAACTGGTTGCCTCGCTATACCGGCATGGCTCTTGATAATTTTGGTGACTATATCTTATTGACCAACTTTCGGCATTATGTTGACAAGTTTGCGGAGATGTTCTCCTGTGATATCCAGGGAGAAAGCAGACCCATGCAGGCTGCGACCAATAGTAGCGGGCTGACGATTGTAAATTTTGGGATCGGTTCCGCGAATGCAGCGACCATCATGGATCTGCTTAGTGCAATCCATCCGAAGGGGGCACTGTTTCTTGGTAAATGTGGCGGACTGAAAAAATCGACCGAGATCGGTCATTTTATCCTGCCGAATGCCGCTATTCGTGGTGACGGCACCAGCAATGATTATTTTCCTGCCGAGGTTCCGGCGCTGCCGTCTTTTAAACTGCATAAATTTGTTTCCGAGAAGATTCTTGAGCATGGGCACGACTACCGAACGGGGGTGGTTTATACGACCAATCGGCGCATATGGGAACATGACCGGACTTTCCTGGAAAAGCTCAAGCAGATGACCAGTATCGGCATCGATATGGAAACTGCTACCATCTTTATTGTCGGCCACTATAATGTTATCGCCCGGGGTGCACTGTTGCTGGTTTCGGATGTCCCCCTGACCCCCGAAGGGGTAAAAACTGAAGAGTCTGATCAGCAGGTGACCCAGAACTGGTCCGATACGCATCTGCAGATCGGTATCGATGCGATGACCGAAATTGGAGAAAAGGGTGAAAAAATCAAACACTTTCTGTATTGA
- a CDS encoding VF530 family protein — translation MSQQLNNDPLHGITLEKILMTLVEYYDWSELGQRIDIRCFNSTPSIKSSLKFLRRTPWARKKVEDLYLALITSNHVI, via the coding sequence ATGAGCCAACAACTAAATAACGACCCGCTGCATGGTATCACCCTGGAAAAAATCCTTATGACCCTGGTTGAATATTATGACTGGTCCGAACTTGGACAACGGATCGATATCCGCTGTTTTAATAGTACTCCCTCAATAAAGTCGAGTCTCAAATTTCTGCGCCGTACCCCATGGGCCCGTAAAAAGGTCGAAGACCTTTATCTTGCGTTGATAACCAGCAATCATGTCATTTAA
- a CDS encoding sensor histidine kinase: MLFYQLIDKFLPRRLQAKLSLLVTALLIFLVSLIGALFSDSAEKLLREQIGQKALEVAEVVAINQQIRTGLLSRDVALVQSVAEAIRQATGAEYVVVGDTEEIRLSHPDSEKIGKHFVGGDLDGALLEGRSYASQAVGTLGPSLRGIVPIRDDQQKIAGFVAVGYLVSDINLMIRDKQLEILSYVGIVLLFGVFGATLIARGLKAAIMGLEIHEIAALFHERNAIIGAIREGIIAVDGQGKLSFVNSAARRYLGGDFDKELHGQSLKDVCPCPDLAQALLVGEKVFDQEMELQNRPMIVNILPLDPQRGGLVASFRPKDELDRLARELSHVQEYSELLRAQTHEYSNKMHTIAGLIQLGAHQEALDLVINEASGYQQLIRNLAEAVPDPVIAGVILGKYNRACELKIELEFDPQNSFSDLPSELEREPLVTILGNLLDNAFDAVREAGGQQLVRLYLTDLGPDLIIEVEDAGPGVAAEIADDLFMTGVTTKVGNGRGTGLALVKRAVDGLNGEITFSDGELGGALFTVIIPK, encoded by the coding sequence TTGCTGTTTTACCAGTTGATTGATAAATTTTTGCCGCGCCGCCTGCAGGCCAAACTCAGTTTGTTGGTGACGGCATTGTTGATTTTTCTGGTCAGTCTGATTGGAGCGCTGTTTTCTGATTCAGCGGAAAAACTGCTGCGGGAACAAATCGGGCAGAAAGCTTTAGAAGTTGCCGAAGTGGTTGCCATCAACCAGCAGATTCGGACGGGCTTATTGTCCAGAGATGTGGCGCTTGTACAATCCGTAGCCGAAGCGATCCGTCAGGCGACGGGTGCTGAATATGTGGTTGTTGGCGATACTGAGGAAATCCGCCTGTCTCATCCTGATTCCGAAAAGATCGGCAAACATTTTGTCGGTGGTGATCTGGATGGAGCACTGCTGGAAGGCAGATCTTACGCGTCGCAGGCGGTTGGCACCCTGGGCCCTTCATTGCGCGGCATTGTTCCGATTCGTGATGATCAGCAGAAGATCGCCGGATTTGTTGCTGTCGGTTATCTGGTGAGTGATATCAATCTGATGATCCGTGACAAACAATTGGAGATCCTGAGCTATGTCGGAATTGTTCTTCTGTTTGGTGTTTTTGGTGCGACCCTTATCGCTCGTGGCTTGAAAGCAGCGATTATGGGGTTGGAGATCCATGAAATTGCAGCATTATTTCATGAACGTAACGCCATTATCGGAGCCATCCGGGAAGGGATTATTGCTGTTGACGGGCAAGGAAAACTGTCCTTTGTCAATTCTGCAGCACGGCGCTACCTTGGTGGTGATTTCGATAAAGAACTGCATGGTCAGTCGCTCAAGGATGTTTGTCCTTGCCCCGATCTGGCTCAAGCTCTGCTTGTGGGTGAGAAGGTTTTTGATCAGGAAATGGAGTTGCAGAACCGGCCGATGATCGTCAATATCCTGCCGCTTGATCCCCAGCGCGGAGGTCTGGTTGCCAGTTTCCGCCCGAAAGACGAGCTTGACCGGTTGGCGAGGGAACTGTCGCATGTGCAAGAGTATTCTGAATTGCTGCGTGCCCAGACTCATGAATACTCTAACAAGATGCATACGATTGCTGGTTTGATTCAGCTCGGCGCTCATCAGGAGGCTCTTGATCTGGTCATAAATGAGGCCAGCGGCTATCAGCAGTTGATTCGCAACCTTGCAGAGGCGGTTCCTGATCCGGTGATTGCCGGGGTGATTCTAGGGAAATATAATCGTGCCTGTGAATTAAAGATCGAGCTGGAATTTGATCCACAGAACTCTTTTTCTGACCTGCCATCAGAGCTGGAACGGGAACCATTGGTAACAATTCTGGGAAATCTGCTTGATAACGCTTTTGATGCCGTGCGTGAAGCGGGGGGACAACAGTTGGTGAGACTTTACCTGACGGATCTTGGTCCGGATCTGATTATTGAGGTTGAGGATGCAGGCCCGGGGGTGGCTGCGGAGATTGCCGACGACTTATTTATGACCGGGGTGACAACTAAAGTGGGCAATGGTCGTGGTACAGGATTAGCGCTGGTGAAGCGGGCAGTTGATGGTCTCAATGGGGAAATTACTTTCAGCGATGGTGAGCTCGGTGGAGCACTGTTTACCGTTATTATCCCCAAATAA
- a CDS encoding GIY-YIG nuclease family protein, with the protein MQWQVYIILCSDDSLYTGITTNIQKRFAQHASGKGAKYFHCCSPCQVVYWECDHDRSSASRREAQIKKLSAENKRQLIASSANKLEKISGMLKVTSIWR; encoded by the coding sequence ATGCAGTGGCAAGTTTATATCATTCTCTGTTCGGATGATTCTCTTTATACCGGAATCACCACCAACATTCAGAAGCGTTTTGCCCAGCATGCTTCAGGGAAGGGTGCCAAATATTTCCATTGCTGTTCCCCGTGTCAGGTGGTTTATTGGGAGTGTGATCATGATCGCAGCAGTGCTTCTCGTCGGGAAGCACAGATCAAGAAGCTGAGTGCGGAAAATAAAAGGCAACTCATCGCTTCATCCGCCAACAAATTGGAAAAAATAAGTGGAATGCTTAAAGTGACTTCTATCTGGAGGTAA
- a CDS encoding YheU family protein, with amino-acid sequence MTVYHEKGIEIPYDQLNRDTLRQMIQEFVSRDGADWGDPGCTLEDKVEQVLQQLRSKKVKVVFDFQSQTANLVVSR; translated from the coding sequence ATGACCGTTTATCATGAAAAAGGGATCGAGATCCCTTACGATCAACTTAACCGCGATACCCTCCGGCAGATGATTCAGGAATTTGTGAGCAGAGATGGGGCCGATTGGGGCGACCCTGGCTGCACGCTGGAGGATAAGGTTGAGCAGGTTCTGCAACAACTGAGAAGCAAGAAGGTGAAAGTTGTTTTTGATTTCCAGTCACAAACAGCAAATCTGGTCGTCAGTCGTTAA
- a CDS encoding response regulator gives MGEIKIRVLIVEDDMRISELHQRFVEKLAEFEVVGVANNIADASEMIEILQPDLVLLDLFFPEGNGMDLLKQVRSSEQSCDVILVTAAREMSSLQEALRGGVFDYIIKPVFFPRFQESLQKFYEYFRQLQAGGALEQKDIDQLLHSHHPASTESGAIPKGIDVLTLGKVREVFENTESQDLNAEEVGKEVGISRSTARRYLEFLATEGFLKADLIYGVVGRPERRYLRKV, from the coding sequence ATGGGTGAGATAAAAATCAGGGTGCTGATTGTTGAAGACGATATGCGTATTTCCGAGTTGCATCAGCGTTTTGTCGAAAAACTGGCTGAATTTGAAGTCGTTGGAGTGGCCAACAATATTGCCGATGCCTCTGAAATGATCGAAATTCTGCAACCTGACCTGGTGCTGCTTGATCTGTTTTTCCCGGAAGGCAATGGAATGGATTTGCTCAAGCAGGTCCGCAGCAGTGAACAGTCCTGTGATGTCATTCTGGTGACCGCTGCCAGAGAGATGTCGTCACTGCAGGAAGCATTGCGGGGTGGCGTGTTTGATTACATTATCAAACCGGTCTTTTTCCCCCGGTTCCAGGAATCTCTGCAGAAATTTTATGAGTACTTCCGCCAGCTACAGGCAGGAGGCGCTCTCGAACAAAAAGATATTGACCAATTGCTGCATTCACATCATCCCGCGTCGACGGAAAGCGGAGCCATCCCCAAGGGGATTGATGTTCTCACTCTTGGAAAAGTCCGTGAAGTTTTTGAGAATACAGAATCTCAGGACTTAAATGCTGAAGAGGTTGGTAAAGAGGTTGGTATCAGCCGTTCAACGGCGCGCCGCTACCTTGAGTTTCTTGCGACCGAGGGATTTTTAAAAGCCGATTTGATTTACGGAGTGGTCGGGCGTCCTGAACGCAGGTATCTGCGTAAAGTATAG